Below is a genomic region from Anguilla anguilla isolate fAngAng1 chromosome 18, fAngAng1.pri, whole genome shotgun sequence.
atattatacacacatgcatatatatactgtatacataatatgcatacacacatatatatgcacacacacatatatagtaCATATATAAATGTGCCTTCGGCCTTTGAtaagagcagacagagagagagagagagagacatagggaaagagaaaaagagacagagagagagagagagagagacacacagggaaagagagaaagagacagagagagagagagagagagagaggcagataaAGGGAGacacagggaaagagagaaagagacagagagaaagagagaggcagagaaagggagacacagggaaagacagaaagagacagagagagaggcttttaCCAGTGCCTCAGCTCGCAGGGAGCACAGGCGCGGTGCTGAGTTCTACCTTAGCGGACGGGACGCTAGAGGAGGGGGCGGCAGGCGCCTTCTCGGGCGCTCTGGCGGGGGCCCTCTCGGGGGGCGGCTCGCGCTCCCCGGACGGCCGGCCCTCCCGGCGGTGCTTGTCGGACCCGCGCAGGCCCAGGACCAGCGCCACCTTGTCCAGCTCGGCGCGCTTCTGCTCGGCCACGGCGTGCTCCTTGCGCAGCCGGGAGATCTGCGCCatcacctcctcctgcagccggCCCAGCTCCGCCAGCAGCGGGTCCTTGTGCCCGTCCCTCTCCCGCCGCTTCTTCCGCAGGAGCTcccctggggggggagagagagcgtcaGACCCCCCCCCGGGTGAGAGCACTgaaccccccacctccaccctaccccggtgagagggagagggagaggggcagggagagggagagggacagggacggggagagggagagggacagggagagtgGCAGGggcagcgagagggagaggggcagggagggacagggggagggagagggacagggacggggagagggatagggacagggagagtgggaggggcagcgagagggagaggggcagggagggacagggacagggagagggagagggacagggagagggagagagccagggacagggagagggacagggagcggggggggcagggagagggagagggagagggacggggacagggagaggggtaCGGACAGGCGGGAGGGAGATACCTTGTTGTTTTCGTAacctctccagctccttcatGAGGTACTCTTTCTTCTTCATGCGCACGTCTCGctccttcttcagcttctccCTTTCTTCAATAACCTTGATTTTGAAAGTGACAGTTTGAACACCCGAGGTTTCAAAAGTCTCTCGCTACAAAGAGGGGCGttaaactgaatcccaagggggccgcagtgcctgACTGGTGattggtttcctttcaatcagcggCTAATTAAAGGCCTTGAGAAAGTGTGTGgactccttagccaatcaatgacttaaatgaagcactGGTGCTGTGAACAACACCccgaaaaccagcaggcactgcgatcctccaggactggagtttgacacctgtgtaTCAGGACTTCAACACTACAAGGCAGATTTAAGCTGTTAAACTGTACTTCAATACTTTACCGGGGTGTTTGAAATGACCAGTCATGTGTAGcatccaaaaacaaaaccaaaaacaatgaatgtgcaCTATGATCAACagatgtttatgtttatgctgCATCTATACTTATCTCTACTTATTTTGTGTGATCCATTGATATggatataatatttaaaaaaataatccaatGCATTTTTACCATGATTTCcatcatattttaattttcaattgtGTATAATTTTGAGAGGTTAGCTGGGAAATGTAGcactacataaataaataaataaatgaataaataaataaatatttccttcTTCACATGAACACttcatgcatttgaaataatgtAATTCTGTTAAAAGAGTTTTTAAAAGGGTGGAGGGAGTACCTTCTCTTTCTGACTggctttgtttttctcttccagCAGCCGCTGTGATTGGCTAATCTCCTCGTTCGCAGGCTGACTGGTAAAACGGTCATCAGAGCCCGGCATCGATGCTGagaatttaaatacatttacaattcATGAGGgaaagatagaaagagagagctagagaaGTGTTTGCACTTCTGACATTAGATATCTTAATATGTCACATATAATATAATGtgacatattatattatatgatgTAATCTTTTAGCTGGGCTTATTCATTCACAAATCAAAAATAACTCCGGCAGATCACTTTGCATTAACTGGAGCATGTGTACCCAGACTTGAGAGCAGATTATTTCTGTATAATCTgcgcattctttttttaaaatgaggttcACCGAATAGTTCAACTAGGAAGAGGCCTTTATGCACTACAGCTTTTCCCCCATCCAATCCAATCTAGTGGCAATGCACTCAAAAATATTCCCGAACAATATAAAAGCATCGGCTTCTAGAATCCATTACCATTCATAAAATGTTGATAAAAGCCTTGAGGCGAAGAAGAGACGGACAGCTCGCCCATCTAGCCTCACCCTTGCCTGCCGCCTGCGACGACCTGGAATCCCTGGTTTCCAAGGCGACGGTCTCGATGACTCTCAGGTAGGGACGCGCGGACGCGCCGGACGCGGGCGCGTCCTCCGCGGGGGAGTGGGGCGGCAACAAGGACGGGGGAGGGTACATGGGCCACCCCGGGGGCATGTAGGGCATGTAGCCCTCGTACTGGGCGTAGCCGGGCGGGGGGTAGTTCGGAGGGGGCATCGGGTAGGCGGGGGTCTGGCTCTGGTAACCGGGCACGGCGTGGGCCCCCATGGCGGCGACGGGCTGGGGGACGGGGGCGAGGCCGGGCGGGGGGTTCATGCTGACGGTGATGCGGGACTGCGTCGCGCCCTTCCCCAGCACGGGGATGCCCCAGCTCTTGTCCGCAGCGTCCGCGTCCAGCTCCGCCCTGCCGCCGCCGGCGCTCAGGGACTCACCGAGCGAGACCTGCCTGGCGGGACGGGGCGAGGCGGAGCGCCCCTCCGTTTCCGGTGACCTCTTCCGGCCGCGGCCCCCGCCACGCCCCTCACTGCGGCTGCGGCTGCGACTGCGactgccgccgccgctgctgctgctgctggtgctgctgtggCTCTTGCGCCGGCCGTAGCTGCCGGACGAAGCCCGCCGCTCCTGCAGCCTCTCCACGCGGCGGGAGGAGCCCGGCGGCGGCTTCTTCCCGTGCAGCCGCTCCTGCGTCCGCGCCGCCATCTTGCTGATCTCGGCCACGCCCAGGTCCAGGCCGATGGCCTTCAGCAGGTCCTGGATCTTCTCGTACTCCgccacctcctccctctccttgctctcccgCGGGTCCAGCCCCGGCGGGTACCCCTCGGGTTGGGGCTGCTGTTGGGGCGCCCCCGCCTGGCCGCCGTTGTTCTGcgcagcggcggcggtggcgacGGCGACAGTCTGGCCGCGGTGGTGGTACCTGGCGTCGGGCTGCACCTGCTGGAGAGAGCCCCGGAGCAGGCGGGCGTCCAGGCGGTCTTCGCCAGCCGCCGCGCTGCCGCCATGGCGATACGGCGAGTCGGCGGCGGCGTCAGTCGCGTACGCCTCGCCCACGAGCTCGTGGGCCGCCCCGGCCTGGCTGAGGCGGCGCTGCCCGAACTCTCGCCCGCCGGGATACTCCGGCACCTCCGGCTTACCGTCGCGATACTGGGGCACCGCCAACTTGCTGCCGTCGTGATACTTGGCAATTTCGGGCCTGCCGTCACCGTAGTGGGACAGCTCGGGCTGGCTGTGCAGTGGGGGCGCCCTGGCCGGGGCCACCGGGTGGGCCTGGCCCGGGACTTTCTCCCTGtcgccctcctcctcgtccCCGTAGAGGAACTTCTCCTCGTCCTCGATGTCCGTGAAGCTTTTCCTCTTCTCCTGCAGATCGGGCGCGTTCCCCATCATGCCCAAAATCCTGGAGAAGCCGCTGCTGTCCTGCCTGACCCGCTCGTGCGGCAGGAGGAActcgccgcccccctccccgtccgTCTCCTGCTTGACCATGCTCAGGATCTCCTCGTACTGGCCCAAGTTAAGGGCGTGCGTCATGGCCCGCACCCTCTGGTCGGGAGGCTGCTCCGCCGTCTCCCCCAGCATGGAGGCGAACAGGCCGGACTCCATCCCCTTGGTTACGACACTGAGGAAGCGCTCCGTCTCCCTGGAGAGGCTGCTGCTCTGGTGATCCCCGGAGACATCCACCGGAGAATCACTGCtctggaaaacaaaacacaggaacaaCGATAAGAGACACTTTTACAAAGATACATGACTTGCACGTTAAGCTGaaatgtgtggggggggggtggggggtggtggcaATGTGAACAGCACCTCGTGCAGGACTGCTTACCTGCACGGCTGCAGGGGAGTCCGTCTCGGAGTCGACCCGCTTTTTCAGGATGGATTTCGTTGGCGCGCCGAACATCTCCTCCAGCTCTTTGCGACGACGGGCCATCTCCAGCTCCCGAAACTCGTCCTCGCGGCAGCCCTTGCCCTTCGAGGGGGGGCTCgggctgctcctgctgctgctgctgccactcCGGCTTCGGCTACGGCTCTTCTCCCTCacgtggctccgcccccgacTCCGCCCCCTGCTCCGGCTCCGGCTGCGAGGCCGGCTTTTGCTccgcccccggctccgccccctgctccGGCTGCGGCTCCGAGGCCGGCTTTTGCTCCGCCCCCGGCTCTTTCCGCGGCTGCGACTCCGgctccggctccgcccccggctgTGGCTGCGGCTCCTcgcccggctcctccccctgctctgaCTCCGCCTCCTGTATCGCTCCTCTGACGCCTGCTCGTAACCTGGCCTCATACCGGACGAGTGCTTGTAGTGAGGGTCCCCCGTGTGGTAATCTCTGTCAGATGAAATGCCATTAAGAATTAAACATAAAGGAAATGCGACTGGTATAGTTCACCATGAATACCGACACAGCCAACAACGTAGCTGTAACTATATTACAAGGAAGTGAATAAAAACACTAacgacaaaaacaaacaaacaaacaaaaaaaaaaaactattcgcTGTGACCCTCTGATGAACAAAATACTTGCAAAATACTCCAAAAATCTGCTTGGCCAAAGACAGTAAATGATGTCACTGAGTTTTGTCCAATGACAAGCAACACAAACACCATTATTAAATTCTCCTCATGGTCCTTCTGGTCCAATGACAGTCAGAACAGTTTGCGTTCCCTTTCTGCTCTTTTACCTGTCGTAATGATGCTCAGAGTTCCGAGAGCTCCGTGGTGCTTGAGACCCGGTCAGCTCGTTGCCCACGGTGATCACCAGGCTGTGGTCTATGGGGATGTCCCCCCGCGTAGGCGACGGGGTGAGCCGCTGTACGAAACACAAAAAGGCCAGTAACTTTAAAAGATCAGCACTTTTCGAAGTTCTACTCGCGTCGCCGAAGGgagggacagttcactttctcGCGTTTTTAAGAAATTGTTCATAAAAATCACCTCGGCTTCAGCGCAAGTTTTTCAATTGGACCAAtgcagtttctgtgtgtgatcaAGGATATTTTAGACGTTTCAGGAAACTTGTCGGCTTTACATTGGAGAGTATCAGGGCATTTAAATGTTCATGGTCTAAAGTTTAGCTGGTACTACCGAACCCATACAAATATTTGTACCGTTTTCTTTCCAGAGGTTGCGATCAATGACAGGTTACTTTTGCTTGCTAATGGTAATAGTTTACAATAATCTGAGTCTTAACATATTTGAGGTAATTACAGAATATCAGAGTACAGGCAGTCCCCGGGTTATGAATGAGATCCATTCATAAGTCTGTctttaaattgaatttgtaGGTAAGTTGGAACAGGTACACACGGTTCTTATTTAGCGTCAGTTAGTGAAATGTTTGTCTTAGTATATATTTTACCTTTCTATGCATATAAAACACTTAAGAAACACTtccaaatacattaaaacatcttaaacataataatacagtacataataataatacagtaataataaaagtaaCTACATAGGGTACTgtactgaggagagagagacaatctgtgtgtgtatgttttctttGATGCATCACCAGCACTTGCATCGGACTTACGCTTTGGAGGCATGGTTAGAAAGGTAAATAAgagaacaagaccaggtcaaaacctatatggctggaccggccgaccaatggtgtaatttCATAACTcgaccgaccaatggtgtaactacatcactcagtcactcagcacttgatcactcagtcactcagtcacagacattcgcgtttgtagggctgggcccgctgttgcggtccatggctctgttgcggtccagccaaaaatttaAGCCAAATAGAAAGttacacactcaacacagtgtTAACGGCAACAGCCGACATTAAAATGGCGGACGGCGTTCTCCATCCTCGAGCTCGAGCCGACAAGCCGCTGAAGCCACCCAATATTTGCATGATCGTCAAGTAGTGCGTGCGTTCGTTATTACGAACCATTGCATTTAACTcaaatttttaatataatagGCTTTATGGCAGTTCTTAACCCGGGGACTGTACTCATTACGGCTTCCAATCATCCACAGCATCCAGTTAAATTAGGCTATGTTACAGAAAAGTGCTTGCTGCTTAGCCAATGCTGGTTCAGTATTTCTATTTTGCAATTAGCAGTACATTGGGGATGGGAATTCTTAGCTAGCCAACACTTGTTTGCGTTTgagtaatttcttttttctacgTTTATTTCAGCTGTCAATCTTATTTGTCACATTACAATGAAAAACTAGGCCTATCCATTATAACGGCTTCAGTGA
It encodes:
- the znf318 gene encoding zinc finger protein 318 isoform X1, which translates into the protein MFRGRPHRGRFPRPYGPPAGIPSRASHHGHSPPPGPGRPLPPGPYREERERHGYHHGYPEDYRRSPPRRRYSSPGSSSYRGSSGEFRGNGPPPREHSSKRLTPSPTRGDIPIDHSLVITVGNELTGSQAPRSSRNSEHHYDRDYHTGDPHYKHSSGMRPGYEQASEERYRRRSQSRGRSRARSRSHSRGRSRSRSRSRGKSRGRSKSRPRSRSRSRGRSRGRSKSRPRSRSRSRGRSRGRSHVREKSRSRSRSGSSSSRSSPSPPSKGKGCREDEFRELEMARRRKELEEMFGAPTKSILKKRVDSETDSPAAVQSSDSPVDVSGDHQSSSLSRETERFLSVVTKGMESGLFASMLGETAEQPPDQRVRAMTHALNLGQYEEILSMVKQETDGEGGGEFLLPHERVRQDSSGFSRILGMMGNAPDLQEKRKSFTDIEDEEKFLYGDEEEGDREKVPGQAHPVAPARAPPLHSQPELSHYGDGRPEIAKYHDGSKLAVPQYRDGKPEVPEYPGGREFGQRRLSQAGAAHELVGEAYATDAAADSPYRHGGSAAAGEDRLDARLLRGSLQQVQPDARYHHRGQTVAVATAAAAQNNGGQAGAPQQQPQPEGYPPGLDPRESKEREEVAEYEKIQDLLKAIGLDLGVAEISKMAARTQERLHGKKPPPGSSRRVERLQERRASSGSYGRRKSHSSTSSSSSGGGSRSRSRSRSEGRGGGRGRKRSPETEGRSASPRPARQVSLGESLSAGGGRAELDADAADKSWGIPVLGKGATQSRITVSMNPPPGLAPVPQPVAAMGAHAVPGYQSQTPAYPMPPPNYPPPGYAQYEGYMPYMPPGWPMYPPPSLLPPHSPAEDAPASGASARPYLRVIETVALETRDSRSSQAAGKASMPGSDDRFTSQPANEEISQSQRLLEEKNKASQKEKVIEEREKLKKERDVRMKKKEYLMKELERLRKQQGELLRKKRRERDGHKDPLLAELGRLQEEVMAQISRLRKEHAVAEQKRAELDKVALVLGLRGSDKHRREGRPSGEREPPPERAPARAPEKAPAAPSSSVPSAKAASALGSSPEKQKPMKSERGAPSPEKSAELYEYYDSGNHWCKNCNTVCGSMFDFFTHLHSKSHRKTLDPYDRPWASNSSGKEKKRTPGEKIVRPAKGCEFLVPVIGFYCQLCEEFFGDQICAEEHVTCHKHNGKYKRRMEEYPLYEQRRNLDRQAGLSVAADSRERKQSNELKRRLEAEEASASPEKRPSSPADEPPPSHRDRKSQNSREGKPPRNHKEETFSSRKEETFSSRKEETFSSRKEETFSSHREEKVSGHRVEKASGHREEKDPGHREDYPSGHREERRSSVKEEREGRRRTPVREGKSQPQKPAEPPQKPAGVPKAISGPSPAIQAKVRKRNEEAAKNAAASASAFGKFSWKKPEKEKEKEKEKEDEVEKDEKAMENLTEEEENGGDDGGDKEEGKAALAKTKTIAIKLSGKTVIPPSNAWVPFGPAQPATAPAKIRPTLSAPMMVLRKSSRIAATKPAPLNTFLSIRPPGSSNSKPLPVVKPPGERDAVLTPDLISKAFGGEEVVLKTPEAPPAKAPPASDENRRDPSPDAKEVSPPPPPPAKTTAAAQPSEPPPPGVRLMSFESDVAAPGVPESERAVAVLVCPPPLHRNLAEGPKRSGDKPKSSMAAAKAQDLYDIFYSGGAARSGGGGSGGGGSDLLAATKPPKGAEAAKSKDSGAGAPKTESKSQTDAPSALTSDGGGGGGGGGGGGMELGEQALEIPDPEKDASYLQMDMVDLDMFTFNFE
- the znf318 gene encoding zinc finger protein 318 isoform X2 gives rise to the protein MFRGRPHRGRFPRPYGPPAGIPSRASHHGHSPPPGPGRPLPPGPYREERERHGYHHGYPEDYRRSPPRRRYSSPGSSSYRGSSGEFRGNGPPPREHSSKRLTPSPTRGDIPIDHSLVITVGNELTGSQAPRSSRNSEHHYDRDYHTGDPHYKHSSGMRPGYEQASEERYRRRSQSRGRSRARSRSHSRGRSRSRSRSRGKSRGRSKSRPRSRSRSRGRSRGRSKSRPRSRSRSRGRSRGRSHVREKSRSRSRSGSSSSRSSPSPPSKGKGCREDEFRELEMARRRKELEEMFGAPTKSILKKRVDSETDSPAAVQSSDSPVDVSGDHQSSSLSRETERFLSVVTKGMESGLFASMLGETAEQPPDQRVRAMTHALNLGQYEEILSMVKQETDGEGGGEFLLPHERVRQDSSGFSRILGMMGNAPDLQEKRKSFTDIEDEEKFLYGDEEEGDREKVPGQAHPVAPARAPPLHSQPELSHYGDGRPEIAKYHDGSKLAVPQYRDGKPEVPEYPGGREFGQRRLSQAGAAHELVGEAYATDAAADSPYRHGGSAAAGEDRLDARLLRGSLQQVQPDARYHHRGQTVAVATAAAAQNNGGQAGAPQQQPQPEGYPPGLDPRESKEREEVAEYEKIQDLLKAIGLDLGVAEISKMAARTQERLHGKKPPPGSSRRVERLQERRASSGSYGRRKSHSSTSSSSSGGGSRSRSRSRSEGRGGGRGRKRSPETEGRSASPRPARQVSLGESLSAGGGRAELDADAADKSWGIPVLGKGATQSRITVSMNPPPGLAPVPQPVAAMGAHAVPGYQSQTPAYPMPPPNYPPPGYAQYEGYMPYMPPGWPMYPPPSLLPPHSPAEDAPASGASARPYLRVIETVALETRDSRSSQAAGKASMPGSDDRFTSQPANEEISQSQRLLEEKNKASQKEKVIEEREKLKKERDVRMKKKEYLMKELERLRKQQGELLRKKRRERDGHKDPLLAELGRLQEEVMAQISRLRKEHAVAEQKRAELDKVALVLGLRGSDKHRREGRPSGEREPPPERAPARAPEKAPAAPSSSVPSAKAASALGSSPEKQKPMKSERGAPSPEKSAELYEYYDSGNHWCKNCNTVCGSMFDFFTHLHSKSHRKTLDPYDRPWASNSSGKEKKRTPGEKIVRPAKGCEFLVPVIGFYCQLCEEFFGDQICAEEHVTCHKHNGKYKRRMEEYPLYEQRRNLDRQAGLSVAADSRERKQSNELKRRLEAEEASASPEKRPSSPADEPPPSHRDRKSQNSREGKPPRNHKEETFSSHREEKVSGHRVEKASGHREEKDPGHREDYPSGHREERRSSVKEEREGRRRTPVREGKSQPQKPAEPPQKPAGVPKAISGPSPAIQAKVRKRNEEAAKNAAASASAFGKFSWKKPEKEKEKEKEKEDEVEKDEKAMENLTEEEENGGDDGGDKEEGKAALAKTKTIAIKLSGKTVIPPSNAWVPFGPAQPATAPAKIRPTLSAPMMVLRKSSRIAATKPAPLNTFLSIRPPGSSNSKPLPVVKPPGERDAVLTPDLISKAFGGEEVVLKTPEAPPAKAPPASDENRRDPSPDAKEVSPPPPPPAKTTAAAQPSEPPPPGVRLMSFESDVAAPGVPESERAVAVLVCPPPLHRNLAEGPKRSGDKPKSSMAAAKAQDLYDIFYSGGAARSGGGGSGGGGSDLLAATKPPKGAEAAKSKDSGAGAPKTESKSQTDAPSALTSDGGGGGGGGGGGGMELGEQALEIPDPEKDASYLQMDMVDLDMFTFNFE